The nucleotide window AGGCCAAGATATCATCCAGTAACAGCAAATTTTGCTTTTTAACTTTCTCAGGAAGTTCTTCAAAATCGAGAATTACCGAGCCTGGAGGACAGATACTTTTGCCTTCATCAAACTCTTTCAGTGCATAATCAAAGTAGTATTGAAGCTGATCACGGGCTGAGCTCCCAGATTCCTCTATTTGAGTAATATTTGCAGCTAAACTCTTTCTGCTGTCTTCGAGCAAGGCTGCAACCAGATCTTCTTTTTTGGGATAGTAGTTATGAATTGCTGCATTCTTTATTCCCAGTTTTTGAGAAATATCTTTGTAACTAAATCCATTATAGCCTCTACATTGCAAAAAATTCCTTGCGTAATAGAGTATTTGTTGATTAGTCTGATTTATGTCCTTCATAACAACACTTGTATTCTTTAATGAGTTAATTGAATAGTGCTCATTCATATAAACTTAGTTTTTCGCTTTATTATATGAGAAACATCTTACATTTTATATTATCTTACATTTCACGTTATCTTACATTTCATATTCTCTTACATTTCATAAAGTACTCCCCTCAGTATGCACCGAAGATGCTCATTAGCCCTCATCTGGATTTTTAGAATCGCAATCTGAGTTTATCTTCACTATAGAATATACTTACTTACATATAAGTAAGTATCGGTTTAAATAACCATTTAATAAAAGATCGGAATTCTTGAGCGGAGCGAAGAGGACAGCCTGCTGTTGTGATTACATAGCAATTCCCAGAAAACCGAAGATTTTTCTGCAATCTTGAAGCGCAATTGGGGCTGTCCTATCGAGACAGAATTTGAGCGAGATGGGAATCGAGTGTTAGAGCACAGAATACAGCATTGATACCGTTCCGATTCCAAGAGGTTCAGCTACAAGTTGTACATCATATTTTGTTCGAAGTTCTTCAGAGATTGCACAGGGAATTCCTGGAGTTGAAAGCACGCAGTTCTCCGAAAGTACAGGTTCAGGAATCGTGTTTGCGCACGGAGTCGCTTCGAAAATAATGGAAAACTTTTTTGGTTTTTCAGGGTTGAACGGGATAACCCCGAGGCTTGAAACGGCTCTCTGAAGGAAGTTTTCATCAGGATCATAACCGTAAACCCTGAAGCCTTTCTGCACAAGGTGGGCTGCTCCGGGAAAACCTACCTTTCCGAGTCCCACAACAAGTACGTTCTTTGAATCGGCTTTCAGGTATCTGGAAGCAATCTCAGCATAAATTATACCTGTGCAGGGTTGGTTATTGGCCATTTTTCCGTTTTTGAGGTTATGCGCAAGAAAAGTGTAGTCGTCGGCCATGAGAATAATCTCAGCTCCGTTCCGTACAGCTTCATAATAGCCGCTAACATCCAGCATATCCGTAACAAAACTTTCAAATCCGAAATACTGAGTAATCGCGTTCAGGGAAGCGGAAAAGTTTCCTATTATCCCATTTCCCGAAGTTACGGGAACAATACCTACTTTTTCGGAACCAGGGAAAGTACCGTAGAGAGCTTTACAGATGCCTTTTATGTCAAGCCCTGTTACTCTTTGAACAGTAGAATCGGCTTCCTGAAGCTGTTTATTAATATTTATCAAATCGTTTGGAGTTAAAAGTGCCATTTTTATCGCCATTTTATGTTTTGGGGGATTTAAGTCTAATTTCATTAAATTCGGATTTAATAAAATTTGATTTCCTTAAACCTGGGTATTTAATGCCATTTTATCAAAATTTGAGTGTTCTAAGTCTTAGATTCACTAAATATTATTTTTCATTTCCTTTTTAATTTACTTTAATACTCTTTCAGACAGCTGCTCCGAAACGATCTTTCAGAACTGAAAGTCCTTTGCATTTTTTTGCTCCGGCTTCTTCCCTGTCTTTGCCCCAGAAAATCAGGGTAAATACCGGATTCTCTCCTTTGCATAGAAAAATCTCAATGCCAGGTTCTTCATAGAATTTTCCGTAATCACTCCCCATGGAAAATACCTGTTCTCCCACAGGAACAAGAATCCCGTTTTCTCCAAGCATAAGATGCTCATAAATGCAATATTTATCCTCGGGAAAAGACCCGGTTTCCTCAATACCGTCAGTAAAGGCACGGAACAGGAGTTCTATCAGGTTGATCCCTGAAGAATAATAAACGACTGTCGGGGTCTGGCTTGGGAAACGAGCATCAATTTCGATTACTTTAAGCCCTTTTGGACCGAAGATTGCTTCCACATCCATAATCCCTTTCAAGGAAAGGTTTGCTGCAAGAGCATGGGAGATCTGCCTGAATAAAGGATTAGCAGGAAGCGGAGTTACCATGTGGCAGTCATAAGTTTCGTCTATATGGACCTGGGTCTCTTTTACCACGGCAAAATTACTTCCATCACCTATAACTTCGAGAGAAACGACCTCACCTTCCACATATTCTTCAACCAGCATGTCAGGCTCAAGGGTTCCAAGCTCTTCATTATCGTAAATGATCCTGGTCCCCACACTGCTGCTTTCACAGGGTGGCTTTACAAAATAAGGTGGCTCTGAAGGCTTGTCCT belongs to Methanosarcina barkeri 3 and includes:
- the pylC gene encoding 3-methylornithine--L-lysine ligase PylC translates to MKTICLVGGKLQGFEAAYLSKKAGIKVVLVDKNPQALIRNYADEFYCFDVIKEPEKLLDLSIKVDAILPVNENLACIEFLNSIKEKFSCPVLFDFDAYRVSRDKKSSKDYFKSIGVPTPQDKPSEPPYFVKPPCESSSVGTRIIYDNEELGTLEPDMLVEEYVEGEVVSLEVIGDGSNFAVVKETQVHIDETYDCHMVTPLPANPLFRQISHALAANLSLKGIMDVEAIFGPKGLKVIEIDARFPSQTPTVVYYSSGINLIELLFRAFTDGIEETGSFPEDKYCIYEHLMLGENGILVPVGEQVFSMGSDYGKFYEEPGIEIFLCKGENPVFTLIFWGKDREEAGAKKCKGLSVLKDRFGAAV
- a CDS encoding TetR/AcrR family transcriptional regulator — protein: MNEHYSINSLKNTSVVMKDINQTNQQILYYARNFLQCRGYNGFSYKDISQKLGIKNAAIHNYYPKKEDLVAALLEDSRKSLAANITQIEESGSSARDQLQYYFDYALKEFDEGKSICPPGSVILDFEELPEKVKKQNLLLLDDILAWISRVLKIGLEQGEFSFSDPVEARAELVVEALMGARQLSSIKGRKTLVRSISLIKFDLGWKD
- the pylD gene encoding 3-methylornithyl-N6-L-lysine dehydrogenase PylD; translated protein: MAIKMALLTPNDLININKQLQEADSTVQRVTGLDIKGICKALYGTFPGSEKVGIVPVTSGNGIIGNFSASLNAITQYFGFESFVTDMLDVSGYYEAVRNGAEIILMADDYTFLAHNLKNGKMANNQPCTGIIYAEIASRYLKADSKNVLVVGLGKVGFPGAAHLVQKGFRVYGYDPDENFLQRAVSSLGVIPFNPEKPKKFSIIFEATPCANTIPEPVLSENCVLSTPGIPCAISEELRTKYDVQLVAEPLGIGTVSMLYSVL